The genomic stretch CCATGGTTCGCCCCTGAAATATGCACGCAGCAAAACACCCGGCGGGCTGGACATGGAAGGACCCATGCCCATGACTGGTCAGACAGAAAGCAATGTCACCTACCCGGAGTTTTTCCGCATGGGCAATGGCGATATCCTTTTCCTGTACCGTGATGGTTCTTCGGGCCGCGGCAACCTGGTGATGAACCGTTACCAGACGGACCGTAAGCAGTGGGTTCGTTTACACAGCAACCTGATTGATGGCGAAGGTCAGCGCAATGCCTACTGGCAGGCGGCCGTCCAGGGGGAAACCATCCACCTGTCCTGGGTATGGCGGGAATCACCGGACGTGGCCAGCAACCATGATCTCTGTTATGCTGTTTCCAAAGACGGCGGCAGGTCCTGGCAGCAGGCCGGTGGCCGTTCCTATACATTACCCATCACCATGGCCAGCGCGGAACTGGTGCAGGCCATCCCGCAAAAAAGCGAGCTGATCAACCAGACCAGCATGACCACCGATGAGGCCGGCAATCCCTATATCGCCAGCTACTGGCGGGACAGTGGTTCGGCCGTACCGCAATACCATGTGGTATTCCGGTGGGAGAATGAATGGCATACCCGTAACCTGGGCTTCCGGCAAACAGCATTCAGTTTGTCGGGTATGGGTACTAAACAGATCCCCATCTCAAGGCCGCAGATCATTGCCTGGCAAAAGAAGAAAGGCCTGGCAGT from Candidatus Pseudobacter hemicellulosilyticus encodes the following:
- a CDS encoding BNR repeat-containing protein, whose product is MSKAITIVNRAARLCIGWVLLPVVVVLHMQGCSQALHTPRLVAVDSGWAANSVNTVVFRKNALYTQGDYQYISYYNAEGYVVLGKRKQGSAQWTLQTTPFKGHVQDAHNSISLIADGEGYLHLSWDHHGSPLKYARSKTPGGLDMEGPMPMTGQTESNVTYPEFFRMGNGDILFLYRDGSSGRGNLVMNRYQTDRKQWVRLHSNLIDGEGQRNAYWQAAVQGETIHLSWVWRESPDVASNHDLCYAVSKDGGRSWQQAGGRSYTLPITMASAELVQAIPQKSELINQTSMTTDEAGNPYIASYWRDSGSAVPQYHVVFRWENEWHTRNLGFRQTAFSLSGMGTKQIPISRPQIIAWQKKKGLAVALLFRDAERNNKVSVALNKNIIGSTQWQLKDLTGFSVGSWEPLLDPARWQQQKTLQLFVQPVQQADAEGRTQTPPQLVQVLEWKP